A section of the Cytophagales bacterium genome encodes:
- a CDS encoding membrane protein insertion efficiency factor YidD produces MLEHCALKKAISFSSMIKITTFFLLLYCICLNVVAQNKKSDLLLIKEQNFYDASYDKREVKFLLSSKKNPIIRYNPVSLTFGLFMYFYQKVLSAQVSSGCSFQVSCSNFSMVAIKKFGLIKGIALSADRLMRCNQLAAIDIDVLDLDFKNQKIRDDISLYYFHH; encoded by the coding sequence ATGCTTGAACACTGTGCTCTTAAAAAAGCTATATCGTTTAGTTCTATGATAAAAATAACTACTTTCTTTTTATTATTGTATTGTATATGTCTTAATGTTGTTGCTCAGAATAAGAAAAGTGATCTGTTATTGATCAAAGAGCAAAATTTTTATGACGCCAGCTATGATAAAAGAGAGGTTAAGTTTTTGCTTAGCAGCAAAAAGAATCCTATAATTCGTTATAATCCTGTGAGTTTAACTTTCGGCTTGTTCATGTATTTTTATCAAAAAGTGCTTTCTGCACAAGTCTCATCCGGATGCTCTTTTCAGGTCAGTTGCTCTAATTTCAGTATGGTTGCGATCAAAAAATTTGGTCTTATTAAAGGTATTGCTTTGTCAGCAGACCGTTTAATGCGTTGTAACCAGCTTGCTGCTATTGATATTGATGTTTTGGACCTTGATTTTAAAAATCAAAAAATTAGAGACGACATTTCTCTATATTACTTTCATCATTAA